One genomic region from Leptolyngbyaceae cyanobacterium JSC-12 encodes:
- a CDS encoding pseudouridine synthase family protein (IMG reference gene:2510096966~PFAM: RNA pseudouridylate synthase~TIGRFAM: pseudouridine synthase): MSHRRRQRFVKRSSYRYLLFYKPYNVLCQFTSDRSTDDSTQTSARPTLKDYISLPDIYPVGRLDHDSEGLLLLTNHGELHHRLINPKFQHPRTYWVQVERIPDEMAIQQLRQGVEIQTYRTRPAEVVLLENEPLLPPRDPPIRFRKHIPTAWLEITLTEGRNRQVRRMTAAVGFPTLRLVRVRIANLCLTGLEPGQWRNLIPEELNVLEKQLKLK; this comes from the coding sequence ATGAGTCATCGCCGCAGGCAGCGTTTTGTCAAGCGTTCTTCTTATCGGTATCTGTTGTTCTATAAGCCCTATAACGTTCTTTGCCAATTCACAAGCGATCGCTCAACAGATGACTCTACTCAAACGTCTGCTCGTCCTACCTTAAAAGACTATATCTCTCTGCCAGATATTTACCCAGTGGGACGGTTGGATCATGATAGTGAAGGGTTATTGCTACTGACTAATCATGGCGAACTGCACCATCGATTAATTAATCCCAAATTTCAGCACCCCCGCACCTACTGGGTGCAAGTAGAGCGCATTCCTGATGAAATGGCGATTCAGCAACTTCGCCAGGGTGTAGAGATTCAAACCTATCGAACTCGCCCAGCAGAAGTCGTACTGTTAGAAAATGAACCATTACTGCCGCCGCGTGACCCACCAATTCGATTCCGTAAGCATATTCCCACAGCATGGCTGGAAATAACCCTTACGGAAGGGCGCAATCGCCAAGTTCGCCGGATGACTGCGGCTGTCGGCTTTCCTACCCTACGGTTAGTACGAGTGAGGATTGCTAACCTTTGCTTAACTGGGTTAGAACCGGGGCAGTGGCGAAATTTGATACCAGAAGAACTGAATGTGTTAGAAAAGCAATTAAAACTAAAGTGA
- a CDS encoding conserved repeat protein (IMG reference gene:2510096967~TIGRFAM: conserved repeat domain), translating to MNRPLKILTCLVSAGALFNSPPFLFPTRAQIAGGNTGCPIGTRESRTNRIRNGNFTINAGTGLGVQTPPAPVPTVVDFFSDLPYRGDAVYPSDVADGANLFGGGGISIQDERFNSGQIPNALPGIVSGRGVTVEEATRVGLDPDAIPTYLYSNPSLNTAGQPTTIPPAPPGTPPPVLWSQTVNVSPNTVYNFEALFFNLLLPGAPGLDPQIRLQANGVQTADAIVVGDGSPLPGFPNIPNVRQAWVPVQFQFTTSPGQTSLQLRIVDETQNIVGDDFGVTAISLRECLPNLGVAKQAGTPVRNADGTFTIPYTVSATNLAPVVGIPDPYLLSNVQLTENLATTFANATIVSVSQPQSQTFTVNPGFNGTTDTQLLQSGVNTLGAGATGSVSFSVTILPPSLPQTYTNTAVGTGTTSTGDSVQDQSNNGANPDPDGDGNPSNNNDLTTVTVPPEPFPPTGQGAFLLVKRITNITRGGVSLAGNNFAAFVDDPTTINDNAPGWVQLNPPGAPIGLINASNTAPLQTGDEVEYTVYFLSSGLAPVIDVNICDLIPPGTTLIPATNVIRLGNREAVSGGTVFTPLAPLPDNNSCLDQRNPNGAIIFNLGNVSNLPSDNVGFVRFRVRVN from the coding sequence ATGAATCGCCCCCTGAAAATCTTGACATGTCTGGTTTCCGCAGGAGCATTGTTTAATTCCCCACCTTTTTTGTTCCCCACTCGTGCCCAAATCGCTGGTGGCAACACTGGATGCCCGATTGGAACCCGAGAAAGCCGGACGAACCGAATCCGCAATGGTAACTTTACCATCAATGCAGGGACGGGGTTGGGTGTGCAAACGCCTCCCGCTCCCGTCCCTACCGTTGTTGATTTTTTTAGTGACTTACCTTATCGAGGCGATGCAGTCTATCCATCCGATGTTGCGGATGGTGCCAACTTATTTGGTGGTGGCGGTATTTCCATCCAGGATGAGCGCTTTAACAGTGGTCAAATTCCTAATGCTCTACCGGGAATTGTCAGTGGGCGAGGTGTAACTGTTGAAGAGGCAACCCGAGTTGGATTGGATCCAGATGCTATTCCAACTTACCTGTACTCGAATCCTAGCCTAAACACTGCTGGGCAACCCACAACGATTCCCCCTGCCCCGCCTGGTACTCCACCACCTGTCTTGTGGAGTCAAACGGTGAATGTTTCTCCCAACACAGTTTACAACTTCGAGGCTCTTTTCTTTAACTTGCTGCTGCCTGGTGCTCCGGGCTTAGACCCACAGATTCGTCTTCAGGCTAATGGGGTTCAAACTGCGGATGCGATCGTGGTAGGAGATGGCAGCCCCCTTCCTGGATTCCCCAACATTCCAAACGTTCGCCAGGCGTGGGTTCCAGTGCAATTTCAGTTCACCACAAGTCCTGGACAAACAAGCTTACAATTACGGATTGTGGATGAAACCCAGAATATTGTTGGAGACGACTTTGGAGTAACGGCTATCAGCCTACGAGAATGTTTACCTAATTTAGGCGTAGCGAAACAAGCTGGTACCCCGGTTCGTAATGCAGACGGAACTTTTACCATCCCTTACACAGTTTCAGCTACCAACTTAGCACCTGTTGTTGGGATTCCTGACCCCTATTTGTTGAGCAATGTCCAGCTAACCGAAAACTTGGCGACCACGTTTGCCAATGCTACGATCGTCTCAGTTAGCCAACCCCAGAGCCAAACATTTACAGTCAACCCTGGATTTAATGGCACCACAGATACCCAATTATTGCAGAGTGGTGTGAATACTCTGGGAGCCGGAGCCACTGGCAGTGTGAGCTTTAGCGTCACCATTCTTCCCCCTAGTCTTCCACAGACTTATACGAACACTGCAGTGGGAACGGGAACGACCAGCACAGGCGATAGTGTCCAGGATCAGTCTAACAATGGAGCTAACCCTGATCCGGATGGTGATGGCAATCCCTCTAACAACAACGACCTTACTACTGTAACAGTACCTCCTGAACCATTCCCTCCAACCGGGCAGGGAGCCTTTCTTTTAGTGAAGCGAATTACCAACATCACGCGCGGCGGAGTTTCTTTGGCAGGAAATAACTTTGCTGCGTTTGTTGATGATCCGACAACCATAAATGATAATGCGCCTGGATGGGTACAACTTAATCCACCGGGTGCTCCAATTGGGCTGATCAATGCCAGCAACACCGCACCACTGCAGACTGGCGACGAAGTGGAATATACAGTATATTTTCTCTCCAGTGGTTTAGCCCCAGTTATTGATGTCAACATTTGTGACCTCATCCCGCCTGGTACAACTTTAATTCCAGCGACAAATGTTATTCGTCTGGGAAATCGGGAAGCTGTATCAGGGGGCACGGTGTTTACTCCGCTTGCTCCATTGCCTGACAACAATTCTTGCCTAGACCAGAGAAATCCGAATGGGGCGATTATTTTTAATTTGGGGAATGTTTCTAACTTGCCTAGCGATAATGTTGGTTTTGTGCGATTCCGCGTCAGAGTTAACTAA
- a CDS encoding outer membrane protein/peptidoglycan-associated (lipo)protein (IMG reference gene:2510096968~PFAM: OmpA family) codes for MNQKPLLFTTSLMLLGIAPGVYADPLPVVIPPSEPLRLVVNSNQDIIQSDAVLTLREAISIVNGVLPIEKLSDAEKAQLSPASRFSIEFNLPADQTTIRLVDVLPPLAVQGMAVDGTTQPGYRSDRSAINELPMPIPVVALTPAEGKEVFRGLTVEANNVTIRGLSLYGFTSNHQNTASTPPADIFIAHRFPPPDIRKQPTPANFSPFYADDIPAQRTIIENNWIGIPPSADGSARTAGNRSAFGVSVFNGENTIIRRNWIADHEGSAIITAVNAEKMEVTENVITSNGLAGMPDAIRLEGKINQSQIIGNLICGNDGSGVYLFKPSGSVEIRDNQVTYNGRRFRRAAIYLMGNNHTVRGNQISYQAGPGVVVTAYPESQRSTILSNRFVGLEGLSIDLVTQQNTDVFDYQKGDGPNPLRNSFFRRLETGNAAINPPQFVTREFVALGQTGRSAEQAASVEILGQADPGSQVELYRVSGNDNGYGSLIQPIATLETKENGEFSTTRNDLKVGDQISAIAVHPLYGTSEQAPNVRIRAADGTPTDLPGSQPPSSTPQCVTVAPPPVEPPPAPQPIILKVPKNIHFALDKDFISPASARVLDKVAAALLENPTIVIELQGHTDPRASDTYNLDLGARRARNARNYLLRKGIANERMTIRSFGERQRATQGRSKLDYARDRRVEIDYKDARDIEVIVQETDLQIEP; via the coding sequence TCGGAACCGCTTCGTCTTGTTGTTAATAGCAACCAGGACATCATTCAATCTGATGCCGTCTTAACCTTGCGGGAAGCGATTTCCATTGTCAATGGGGTACTTCCAATTGAAAAACTGTCGGATGCGGAGAAGGCCCAACTTAGCCCTGCCAGCCGATTTTCCATTGAGTTTAACTTGCCTGCTGATCAAACAACCATTCGGTTGGTAGACGTTCTGCCCCCTCTAGCTGTGCAAGGCATGGCAGTCGATGGTACGACGCAACCAGGTTATCGGAGCGATCGCTCTGCCATTAATGAACTGCCAATGCCAATTCCGGTGGTCGCCCTTACCCCCGCCGAGGGCAAAGAGGTGTTTCGCGGCTTGACTGTCGAAGCCAACAACGTCACGATTCGTGGATTGAGCCTCTATGGGTTCACCTCTAACCACCAAAATACTGCCAGTACACCACCAGCAGATATTTTCATTGCTCATCGCTTTCCGCCCCCTGATATTCGTAAGCAACCTACGCCTGCAAACTTTTCCCCTTTCTACGCTGACGATATCCCAGCTCAACGAACCATCATTGAAAATAATTGGATCGGGATTCCACCATCAGCAGATGGTTCAGCCAGAACTGCCGGAAACCGCTCGGCGTTTGGGGTGTCGGTCTTCAATGGTGAAAATACAATCATCCGCCGTAACTGGATTGCCGACCACGAGGGGAGTGCGATTATCACTGCCGTCAATGCCGAAAAGATGGAAGTTACGGAAAACGTGATTACCAGCAATGGTCTGGCAGGCATGCCCGATGCGATTCGATTGGAAGGCAAAATTAACCAATCCCAAATCATAGGTAACCTGATTTGTGGCAATGATGGTAGCGGTGTTTACCTGTTTAAGCCCTCCGGGTCGGTTGAAATTCGTGATAACCAGGTGACCTATAATGGCAGGCGCTTTCGTCGGGCTGCTATTTATCTGATGGGCAATAATCACACGGTGCGTGGCAACCAGATTAGCTACCAGGCAGGTCCTGGCGTGGTGGTGACGGCTTATCCCGAAAGTCAGCGTTCTACTATCCTTTCTAACCGTTTTGTCGGGTTGGAAGGACTCAGCATTGACCTGGTGACTCAGCAAAATACGGATGTGTTTGATTATCAGAAAGGGGATGGTCCTAATCCACTCCGCAACAGTTTTTTCCGTCGCTTGGAAACGGGGAATGCTGCGATTAATCCGCCGCAATTTGTGACACGAGAGTTTGTGGCGCTGGGGCAAACTGGCAGATCTGCTGAACAGGCTGCTTCAGTGGAGATTTTGGGGCAGGCTGATCCAGGTTCTCAAGTTGAGTTGTACCGAGTCAGTGGCAATGACAATGGCTATGGGTCTCTAATCCAGCCGATCGCCACCCTGGAAACCAAAGAAAACGGCGAATTCAGTACGACCCGGAATGACTTGAAAGTTGGTGACCAGATCAGTGCGATCGCAGTGCATCCCCTCTACGGCACCTCCGAACAGGCTCCCAATGTGCGCATCCGCGCTGCCGATGGTACTCCTACAGACCTTCCTGGCAGCCAGCCACCTTCCTCTACACCGCAGTGTGTCACCGTTGCGCCACCCCCTGTTGAACCGCCCCCAGCCCCTCAACCAATTATCTTGAAGGTTCCCAAGAATATCCACTTTGCTCTAGATAAGGACTTCATCAGCCCTGCCAGTGCCAGAGTATTAGACAAAGTAGCGGCTGCTTTGCTAGAAAATCCCACGATCGTCATTGAGTTACAGGGGCACACAGACCCCCGTGCCAGTGATACCTATAACCTGGATCTGGGGGCACGACGGGCACGGAATGCTCGCAATTACTTGCTGCGTAAAGGCATTGCTAACGAACGCATGACAATCCGCAGTTTTGGTGAACGTCAACGGGCAACTCAGGGTCGCTCAAAACTGGACTATGCCCGCGATCGCCGGGTGGAAATTGACTACAAAGATGCCCGCGATATTGAAGTGATTGTGCAGGAAACCGACCTGCAAATTGAACCTTAA